CTTTTGTAGATACACCATGTCTGAAGATAAACCACTAACCCGGAAGCTATTATTCCCTGTAAGCACGGCCAAAGAAAACTTCCTTTAGTGGAGTTCATTGATTCAAATCAGGGAAaatgaagaagagggagagagagaggagcttACAGCGTATAGGATGGTGAAGAGCTCTTCCCAAGAGGCGATGATCCAGTTATTGAGATCAGTTTCCACAAACAAAGCAATGACTAGAAACTGAATCAGGCCGAAGAAACATGTGAACGATGTTAAAGTGAGCTTTGCCGGGTATTGCTTTAGAACAGGAGCTTGAAGAACCATCCAACCAGCCCATGATAGACAATGTCCCATTAAGTATAGCCATCCTAGTTTCCAGTTCTGTGGTTTGTCAGATCCGATTTCCTCTTCTTGCATGTTAATGCTCTTGTCAAAGATCGGAAATCCTCTGTACAATGTGATCACGGTGGCTCCACCGATGCTCACAATGGTTCCCAATACTTTGGCCACACCATGTTTCCTGACCAGGTCTATGTGCTCTAGCCTTGTATTCACATCGGAAGATCAATGTTAGATGCGCAACAAGAAAATGATTAGATCAATGTTAGATGCGCAACAAGAAAATGATTAGTACACTTTCCATGAAAGAAGTGGTTGTTAGGTACCTTAGGGTACAAGCCATGATGAAAGTGATGGCAGGAACAGAGTTCTGCATTGCGGAAGCAAACGTTGGAGTTGCATAGTAAAGTCCCAATAGGTAGAATCCTTGGTTGGCTGTGATTCTGATGTTGAAGACAAACAAACAGAGTTTCAGAATTATAATCATTGATTTAAGAATTAAGGAACCAGTTGCTATTATTGTCTTCTCTGGTTAAGCTTTTTACCCTATGAGTgccaagaagaagaactgaGCCAGTAATGAGAATGTGAGTGGAGGCCTTTCCTTCCTGTTGATATACAAAGCATTGTTAAGAATACTAacaaccaaaagataaaaagatataAACTTGAGATCTTATcccaaaaaggaaacaaacattCAGAAACTACCCAAAACTTCAGATGAGATCAAAGGgaaaaagtttctaaatttaGTAAGTTACACAAAGGTAACTGGGAGAGATGGGGACTTACTTTTCGAAGAAGTAAGCGAATGGACCTATGAGGATAAGGGCAAGGATATTCCTATAAACAGGGTACACAACTTTGCTGACACCAATGTTAAGAGCAACCCTTGAGACAATGTGGAAGCCTGCAAAACAGAACTGAAGTGTGATCAATGCCACAACAAGCTTCATCTTCTCTGATACTACTTTccccattcttcttcttcttcttgggctCTTCTCTTTTTGAAGTTTGATAAGCACATCAAGATTGCTTTTATACTAAAGTGTGGTGGTGGCTTGAgatttaaaaatacagaaaaaaataatcataagtcacaataaaatatgaaatggaTGATTAGGGAAAAAACAGATGATACGTCATTTCTTCAAGTGGACCACTATAAGTTGTTTACAATTAATGATTATGAATAATGCTCTGATATATAAGATGATCATTTGACTATAATAATACGATTCGGAGGTTGAATGTTTATGTGACCTCTAGATATGTATGTATTGGTATTGGTACTAGTTCCCACTCATGTTTAATGTCAAAATTTTTGTGTCGGTTTATGTCATCTACAATTCATACAACTACACAAACAAAACTTGAATTTGGGTTGTGAAACGATTGACAAACAGTAATACAAATCacaatttaatcaaaaaatttcCTTCTAACGTTGATATATACATGTAAGTTTACTTATATCTTAAGAGTACGagtccaattttttttgggtttaagaaTGATAGTATATTATGGTTATGGTTAGATTTGATACATTTTGGAGGACAATTTTTTCATCGTTTTtgaattatcattatatttgaTTATGCTTATAGGTAATAATGAGTTAAATGGAATCGAATAGCATGTGATCTACCTCACAATTAGGCATCTTGTCTTGAATGTGGAAAACCCAATaataatttgactaattaagtctactaataaaatatacatgCAAGGAGCACTAACCACCGTTTATTCAGTtaacttgttcttgttcttgttcatgTTCATGTAAATAGATTCCAACAAAACGGCTGCAACCAAATGTTAATGTACCATCCATTAGCTTATATaactaaataaacaaaaactatggcatcttctcaaaaataaaatgttacattATATAACTTGACCTAATTTCTAATGTGATTATGAAACTAGtctgttttaaataattttttttagcaatcatttaaataatttgtacTCTTGTActctctctaatctttttcttctAGTGGCCCTAAAGAGGTACACATGCAAGATTCTCAATTTTGTTCATCCCACGATATGAaaattctcagttttttttttataatctaatCAAAAcattccaacttttttttttttaattacttaaaaCAGActagtttcaaaaatattccAACTTCAGTAATATCATATTGAAAACAGACTAGTTTCAAAATTATTCCAATTTCAGAATCCAAAAGAAAATAGTAAGGATCAAAACTGAAACACAGAACTAACAACACAATCATCAGATCACCAAATATCAATAACTAACTGGCAAAAATAAAACACCTAAACATCAAATCTTTGAAGAAAAATTCAGTCAGATCCTAAAGAATCCTTTATTGAACTCAGAGATTAACATTGAGAAGATCTGTAGAATGAAGATAAATTAGTTGTGTTTTCAACGACTTAGGCACACACCTAGACATCAAATCTTTAAAAAGATTTCAACCAGACCCCTATAATAATCATTCttattgattttataatataatgaaGAAGAACAGATTGTGCTTTCATCTACATCGCTAAAGAAAGCTCAATTTATTTGGTATGATCATATAAACATCGTATCAACATAGATCGTCAAAAGGATACCAAGAAACCcgagaaaaacaaacataactGAATTTGGTGAGAAAAATGAATGTGTAAGAGTATAAAAGAGACATAAATAACAGATCCATAATGAATAGCCTTAAAGTCAACTAAATTGGGTTGGTAGTACCGTTTCACAACCAATTTCGATTTGTCTTGCCATGAAATAACTAGACAGGAACAAAACACCTTcaaatcttttcttctctcttccattATTTAGTACAATGTGCAAATGGCCCTAATTATCCTCCTCACTATTCAACAGAGACTACTAACATAATCCAAAATCCCTTATTTGTGGCTCTAGCCATCGATGAAGAGAACAACACAGTAGAGCAACGAAtaaggaagtttttttttggtcaaaccgAATAAGGAAGTTTTAAGAGAGCAGAGCATCACCAAATTCAGTTAGATAACACCAATTCTTTCTTAAActaaaaagacaacaaaaaatcGGATAAAAATATAACTCCTTGTGGTACAGGTGAAGTTTGAGACTAGATTTCATGTACATAATTATCAAAGAGTCGAGAAACGATAAACAGAGACCCATATACTTCAAATGATTTCTACATTGGCTCAGTTTTAAGTCAGCTTAAAACAGGAGCAGTTCTTCAAGGCTTGATCTCGGATTCTAAAGTCATCCAATATAGGTTATTACTTATCTTATTAGTGTTCATCAAGCTTGGGTTTGACGTGCTGCTTTAAACAATTTCTGCAATAGCAATGGAGAACATATAATCATCGACCATTGCAGTAAACATACGGCTCTAAGCTTGATTATTCAAAAGCTTACCTTTCTTAGAGCATCAATCGACCGCactttctcctctctcttttcacAAAAGCACTCTCCACACCAGCTGGAGAATTCCTTCTGATGAGTTTTGAGCTCTCTAAACACAGAGCTGCATTTGAAAACacgcaagaaaaaaaataagaaacaacaaaattcataaGCAAGGAAAATGTAAAGCAGTCCAGAGGCAAAATTCAGTTGTTATTTACCTTCTGCACCATAGAAGCATATTGACCCGATGCCCGGATGTTGTGGCTCTGGCACCATGGCGGTGGCGCCCACGGTGGAGTACAGCTTGTCCTGGCATATGATGATAATCATATATTTCCTGCTTTCGCAAACAAGCAGAAATTGAAATTAGCCATCAGCCATATATGGAATTGTAAGAAGACAAGAAAgtaacagataaaaaaaaatagcatacATCTGTCTTTGTTGCTGTGTTCACATGTTTTTCACACCGCGTGCCTCGGAAAAATAGCTCTCCTCCCACAAATTCTTTACCCAAACAAACATTCAGCGTTACTTCTGAATCATCCACATGAAAGCCTGCAAAAATTTATAAGATCTAATTATATTCAACCAAAAATATACTTGGGAATTGGAGTATATCTGCATTTAGGACAACTAATCAGGACATGTGAAAATTATGCAGGATCTGTCGAAGAGTCTCACCTAAATCAACATCCCTATCTTTACCAtattcaacaacaaaaccatGGTGAGAATCCAGAGTCGCTCCACCCACATCATTGAAGAatactacaaaacaaaagatgttAAGTAGCTTATTTAGATAACACTGTAACATATAAATGGACTTTCGAGTAATAATAGTCTCTGTAGtggatttaattttagtttttttgccTTTGGAAATGGGACGAATAAAACCCTCCATGAGTTTGTCAAGCATGGTATCAAGACCAAAGTCGTCAAGCACAGCACCATATTTATTCATGGTGTTTGGTCTCATTATCCGGAATTTGGTCTCACCTACCCACCTTTCAAAATTGTCTATCTGCATAGTTAAACAATTGGCacatgaacaaaatataaaaggTAACGGAAAAGgatagaaaaaaccaaaaaaagaaaaaggatccAACAATACCTCGGATAGCATCAACTCGCAAAAGCTAGGCTGGAGCATATCAAAGACAAATACACCAGGAGATGGTTCAGATATAATGTTTCTGAAGCTTTCCTCTGTGTTATCATTAATCGCCGTTAAGAAACTGGGAACAAAGCAGACTGTGGGAACTAGAGTATACAACTCCTTGTGAAGTGGCTGCAGTAGGAAAACACATCAAAATACTAAACTGATGACTGGAACAGAACAATATGGAACAGGATTCACACctgataatttgatattatcttCTGCCTATACTCCCTGTGCCTTTGAGCCTGTAGcatcagcaaaaaaaaacctacttAAGTAAAATTCATATGCTCAATTCAATCTACACCAAACCAAATCGAACTTTCTATTAACACTTTAACTAAAGTGAGATGtaaatcaaaactaaccaaaGTGGGTCGAACTAAAGGAACTTCAAAAAGCAATTCCCAAATCTcatcaacacacacaaaattcaGAAACTAAAGAGTCTAAATCTAGAACTTACTCTGGAACGCTCTCCATGAGGAAGATGCCTAAGCATAATGTCAGTCATGAATTTAACTTTCTCATCGCGATTGGAGACAAGCATATTAGGAGGCAAGTACTTCTCAAGACTAGAGTAAATCGAGTTTGGGAAATCAAGCTGCAGATCTTCGTAACTATCCGGTCTATGCTCGTTGTTAGGGTTAAGCCTCAGTCTCTGGCAAGAAACCACCGTAGATGTAGCTCTCACCATTGTCGAAGGatgtgaattattattattacctccAATTGTTCCGTTACCTTCCACCGTCGTCGTAGTTGTCGTCGTCTCCTGCGAACCTTCTCTTTGGTCACTTGACATTACTTAATTTGACGCCTTGAGAAAGAGAAATTTACAAC
The Camelina sativa cultivar DH55 chromosome 15, Cs, whole genome shotgun sequence DNA segment above includes these coding regions:
- the LOC104746184 gene encoding WAT1-related protein At3g18200, which gives rise to MGKVVSEKMKLVVALITLQFCFAGFHIVSRVALNIGVSKVVYPVYRNILALILIGPFAYFFEKKERPPLTFSLLAQFFFLALIGITANQGFYLLGLYYATPTFASAMQNSVPAITFIMACTLRLEHIDLVRKHGVAKVLGTIVSIGGATVITLYRGFPIFDKSINMQEEEIGSDKPQNWKLGWLYLMGHCLSWAGWMVLQAPVLKQYPAKLTLTSFTCFFGLIQFLVIALFVETDLNNWIIASWEELFTILYAGIIASGLVVYLQTWCIYKSGPVFVAVFQPLQTLLVAAMAFLILGDQLYSGRIVGAVFIMLGLYLVLWGKNEERKQVLEESQQDPESLTKHLLEAQHKKTNSESAV
- the LOC104746185 gene encoding uncharacterized PKHD-type hydroxylase At1g22950-like: MSSDQREGSQETTTTTTTVEGNGTIGGNNNNSHPSTMVRATSTVVSCQRLRLNPNNEHRPDSYEDLQLDFPNSIYSSLEKYLPPNMLVSNRDEKVKFMTDIMLRHLPHGERSRAQRHREYRQKIISNYQPLHKELYTLVPTVCFVPSFLTAINDNTEESFRNIISEPSPGVFVFDMLQPSFCELMLSEIDNFERWVGETKFRIMRPNTMNKYGAVLDDFGLDTMLDKLMEGFIRPISKVFFNDVGGATLDSHHGFVVEYGKDRDVDLGFHVDDSEVTLNVCLGKEFVGGELFFRGTRCEKHVNTATKTDEIYDYHHMPGQAVLHRGRHRHGARATTSGHRVNMLLWCRSSVFRELKTHQKEFSSWCGECFCEKREEKVRSIDALRKKLFKAARQTQA